Proteins co-encoded in one Nicotiana sylvestris chromosome 7, ASM39365v2, whole genome shotgun sequence genomic window:
- the LOC104233774 gene encoding multiprotein-bridging factor 1b-like, with translation MSGGIAQDWEPVVIRKKAPTAAARKDEKAVNAARRSGAEIETIRKSAAGTNKAASSSTTLNTRKLDEDTENLAHQKVPTELKKAIMQARQDKKLTQAQLAQLINEKPQIIQEYESGKAIPNQQIISKLERALGAKLRGKK, from the exons atgaGTGGAGGAATAGCACAAGACTGGGAGCCGGTGGTGATCCGCAAGAAGGCGCCTACCGCCGCTGCACGCAAGGATGAGAAAGCCGTCAACGCCGCCCGTCGCTCCGGTGCTGAGATCGAAACCATCCGAAAAT CTGCTGCTGGCACAAACAAAGCTGCCTCCAGTAGTACGACCTTGAACACCAGGAAACTTGATGAAGATACTGAGAATTTGGCTC ATCAAAAGGTACCAACTGAACTGAAGAAAGCCATCATGCAAGCTCGACAAGATAAGAAGCTGACCCAGGCTCAACTTGCCCAG TTGATAAATGAGAAGCCTCAAATCATCCAGGAGTATGAGTCTGGAAAGGCGATTCCAAATCAACAGATAATCTCTAAACTGGAGAGAGCTCTTGGTGCGAAACTTAGAGGAAAGAAATGA